A window from Corynebacterium accolens encodes these proteins:
- a CDS encoding C40 family peptidase encodes MLATAIKNIAALQPSPLPDVQLPRVPDLSAAQPLADIAHGDASQLIAAANLLTGDNETVSAVLGQARGLVTAAAGDIFGIGTQLIQAAAPIAMGLISLDPASRAAALASLRTVIDEHIGLAMARVNRLKDELTTTAAALLPISQRPVESAVGQPQQATAAAATHSAVAPPAELGAAPAPHPSAGAEAGSEAGRAAVAAAKSQVGQPYTWGGTGNGGFDCSGLTQWAYSQAGVDIPRTADQQAIGKQVSADQLQPGDLVVWDGHVAMYSGNGEIVEAGDPVQTNPLRTNNMGMQFKGFWRPTA; translated from the coding sequence GTGCTTGCTACCGCCATTAAAAACATCGCCGCGCTGCAGCCTTCGCCGCTTCCCGATGTCCAACTTCCCCGCGTCCCAGATCTCTCCGCCGCGCAACCGCTGGCGGATATCGCGCACGGCGATGCCTCGCAGCTTATCGCCGCCGCGAACCTCCTCACCGGCGATAACGAGACCGTCTCCGCAGTACTTGGCCAGGCCCGAGGCCTCGTTACGGCGGCTGCCGGCGATATCTTTGGCATCGGCACGCAGCTTATCCAGGCCGCGGCGCCCATCGCGATGGGATTAATCTCCCTCGATCCCGCCTCCCGCGCCGCAGCGCTTGCGTCCCTTCGCACCGTAATAGACGAGCACATTGGCTTGGCGATGGCCCGAGTCAACCGCCTGAAAGACGAGCTCACCACCACCGCGGCGGCCCTGTTGCCCATCTCCCAGCGGCCGGTGGAATCCGCCGTCGGCCAGCCCCAGCAGGCCACGGCCGCCGCGGCGACGCATAGCGCCGTGGCTCCTCCGGCGGAGCTCGGTGCTGCACCCGCGCCGCACCCATCAGCGGGCGCAGAAGCCGGCTCGGAGGCAGGCCGCGCGGCCGTGGCCGCGGCTAAGAGCCAAGTGGGCCAGCCCTATACCTGGGGCGGAACCGGCAACGGTGGCTTTGACTGCTCGGGGCTTACTCAATGGGCCTATTCCCAGGCAGGGGTGGATATTCCGCGCACGGCGGACCAGCAGGCCATCGGCAAGCAGGTCAGCGCCGATCAGCTCCAGCCCGGCGATCTGGTGGTCTGGGATGGCCATGTGGCGATGTATTCCGGCAATGGCGAGATTGTGGAGGCCGGGGACCCCGTGCAGACCAACCCGCTGCGCACGAATAATATGGGCATGCAATTTAAGGGTTTTTGGCGGCCGACTGCCTGA
- a CDS encoding chemotaxis protein yields the protein MRPFQIDTAHARHLARDLHANAQGDNPPHPALPEDSAFTRFNEAVHAALDNIGARMTMLRHDMGHIAQSSFQMSREAEDSDAALRDSLGAAI from the coding sequence ATGAGACCATTTCAGATAGATACCGCCCACGCCCGCCATTTAGCCCGTGACCTGCACGCGAACGCGCAGGGAGACAATCCACCCCACCCGGCATTGCCCGAAGATTCGGCCTTTACCAGGTTCAATGAAGCGGTCCATGCCGCCTTAGACAATATTGGGGCGCGGATGACCATGCTGCGCCACGATATGGGGCACATCGCGCAGTCTTCCTTCCAGATGTCGCGCGAGGCGGAAGACTCCGATGCGGCGTTGCGCGACTCCCTCGGGGCGGCGATCTAA
- the upp gene encoding uracil phosphoribosyltransferase, with protein MDIHVVDHPLAASRLTLMRDARSDNSAFRAALKDLGTMLVYEASRDLAVENFACEXPVATAQGXRLQDPPIIVPIIRAGLGMVDPALSMIPDAQVGFIGMARDEETHEPVPYLEALPQDLTGRTVFVVDPMLATGGSLLHALRLLAARGATDITAICMVSAQNGVDALEKSGLPVRLVTAAIDPELNADAYIVPGLGDAGDRLYGPRNIDL; from the coding sequence ATGGATATCCACGTCGTAGACCACCCGCTTGCCGCTTCCCGCCTGACCCTGATGCGCGATGCGCGCAGTGATAACTCCGCTTTTCGCGCCGCGCTCAAGGACCTGGGAACCATGCTCGTATATGAAGCCTCCCGCGATTTGGCGGTAGAAAACTTCGCTTGCGAAMCCCCGGTTGCCACAGCGCAAGGCMCCCGCCTGCAGGATCCACCCATCATCGTGCCCATCATTCGCGCAGGCCTCGGCATGGTGGATCCTGCCCTGTCGATGATTCCGGATGCCCAGGTCGGGTTCATCGGCATGGCGCGCGATGAAGAAACCCACGAGCCCGTGCCGTACTTGGAGGCGCTGCCGCAAGACCTCACCGGGCGCACCGTCTTCGTCGTTGATCCCATGCTGGCCACCGGCGGATCCCTGCTGCACGCCCTGCGCCTCTTGGCCGCCCGCGGCGCTACCGATATCACTGCCATCTGCATGGTCTCGGCCCAAAACGGCGTGGATGCGCTGGAGAAATCGGGCCTTCCCGTTCGCCTCGTCACCGCCGCCATTGACCCTGAACTCAATGCGGATGCCTATATCGTGCCGGGGCTTGGCGATGCCGGCGATCGCCTATACGGCCCGCGCAATATCGATCTTTAA
- a CDS encoding helix-turn-helix domain-containing protein, with the protein MSFIQLMWSSYGYGFSQQLRRVRERRGVSQQVLADISGVSRSQISNLERNENGLHTMADPQLSTVYKLALALEIPPAVLLPAGGDVVEGHLADSAVLGVEDVAPFPQDYINQRRFSNARG; encoded by the coding sequence GTGAGTTTTATTCAACTAATGTGGTCGAGCTACGGCTACGGATTTTCGCAACAACTGCGCCGCGTGCGCGAGCGGCGCGGGGTATCCCAGCAAGTGCTTGCGGATATTTCGGGGGTATCGCGCAGCCAGATTTCTAACCTGGAACGCAATGAAAATGGCCTACACACCATGGCGGACCCGCAATTATCCACGGTGTACAAGCTGGCGCTGGCTTTAGAAATCCCGCCGGCGGTCCTCTTGCCGGCCGGTGGGGACGTGGTGGAGGGCCACTTGGCAGACTCCGCCGTGCTCGGGGTAGAAGACGTGGCGCCCTTTCCACAGGACTACATCAACCAGCGGCGCTTTAGTAATGCGCGGGGCTAA
- a CDS encoding amidohydrolase, whose translation MISEFINEWFDAHRAEVIAWRRHIHRNPETANQEVETTNYIANILADYGLEPQRFPHTDLMVDIGPDTELGRLAFRADIDALPITEVTGLEFTSEKPGTMHACGHDVHTTVALGLACALADFQRVNELELGIRVIFQPAEEVWVGGATDVISWGALEGVHSIFAIHAEPKLRVGRIGIRAGAITSATDVVELKIKGPGGHTSRPHLSADVVYALGKVITELPALLSRRVDPRTGTVLVFGQVNSGYAPNAIPETGMLTGTMRTADITIWRQMQELFAELVDQILAPVGVEHELSYXRGVPPVLNDDVATAMLASAAQSIDPQAVVQAPQSSGGEDFSWYLEKVPGSMARLGCWSGEGEQHDLHMGDLIVDERAIGVGIKLFGAVVEQFMGENAQAD comes from the coding sequence GTGATCTCGGAGTTTATTAACGAGTGGTTCGATGCTCACCGTGCGGAGGTCATCGCGTGGCGGCGCCATATCCACCGCAATCCGGAAACGGCGAACCAAGAGGTGGAAACCACCAATTACATCGCGAATATCCTTGCGGATTACGGGCTTGAGCCGCAGCGCTTCCCGCACACCGACCTCATGGTAGACATCGGCCCGGACACGGAGCTTGGCCGCTTGGCCTTCCGCGCCGATATCGATGCCCTGCCCATCACGGAGGTAACAGGGCTGGAGTTTACCTCCGAGAAGCCCGGGACCATGCACGCGTGCGGCCACGATGTGCACACTACCGTGGCGCTCGGCTTGGCGTGCGCGCTGGCGGATTTTCAGCGGGTTAATGAGCTGGAGCTGGGCATTCGCGTCATCTTCCAACCGGCAGAGGAGGTGTGGGTCGGCGGGGCCACCGACGTTATTTCTTGGGGCGCGTTAGAAGGCGTGCATTCCATCTTTGCCATCCACGCCGAGCCGAAGTTGCGCGTGGGGCGCATCGGAATCCGCGCCGGGGCCATTACCTCCGCAACGGACGTAGTGGAGCTCAAGATTAAGGGCCCGGGCGGGCATACCTCGCGCCCGCACCTATCCGCGGACGTGGTCTATGCGCTGGGCAAGGTTATTACGGAGCTGCCGGCGCTGCTGTCGCGCCGCGTCGACCCGCGCACCGGCACGGTTTTGGTCTTTGGCCAGGTCAATTCCGGCTACGCCCCTAACGCAATCCCGGAAACCGGCATGCTGACCGGCACGATGCGCACCGCCGATATCACCATCTGGCGCCAGATGCAGGAACTCTTCGCGGAGTTAGTGGATCAGATCCTTGCACCGGTAGGGGTAGAGCACGAATTGTCCTATAMCCGRGGTGTCCCGCCGGTGCTTAACGATGACGTCGCTACCGCCATGCTCGCTTCTGCCGCACAGTCCATCGACCCGCAGGCCGTGGTTCAGGCCCCGCAGTCTTCCGGCGGGGAGGACTTTTCCTGGTACTTGGAAAAGGTACCCGGTTCCATGGCGCGCCTTGGTTGCTGGTCCGGGGAGGGGGAGCAGCACGATCTGCACATGGGCGACCTCATCGTGGATGAGCGGGCAATTGGTGTGGGCATTAAGCTTTTTGGGGCCGTCGTCGAGCAATTTATGGGGGAGAATGCGCAGGCGGACTAA
- a CDS encoding NAD(P)H-quinone dehydrogenase has product MLNQTKRIVIIGGGPAGYEAALAGAKYGAXITIIEDQGMGGNSVVLDCVPSKSFIAGANIKTDLRRADDMELNEGIGKAQLSISALNQRVQDLAAKQSGDIRNTMDSLGARVIDGRAHFPEDQQADAFGGHKVTAVFNEDGHEETLDADLVLVATGATPRILPGAQPDGERILTWQQVYNLTELPEHLIVVGSGVTGAEFVSAFAELGVKVTMVASRDRILPHDDADAADVLETVLSERGVELEKNCRVETVNRTEDGNVLVTTQDGREIHGSHVIMSIGSVPNTKDLKLENVGVETAKSGHIQVDRVSRTNIAGIYAAGDCSDLFPLASVAAMQGRVAMYHALGEGVSPLRLKTVANAVFTRPEIAAVGFTQAEIEAGEVAARAITMPLNTNPRAKMRSLQHGFVKLFCRATSGRVIGGVIVAPTASELILPIAMAVTNQLTVNQLADSFAVYPSLSGTITEAARRLVAHDDLE; this is encoded by the coding sequence GTGTTGAACCAGACCAAGCGAATTGTCATCATCGGCGGTGGCCCAGCGGGCTACGAGGCAGCGCTGGCTGGCGCCAAGTACGGCGCGGRAATCACCATCATCGAAGACCAAGGCATGGGCGGCAATAGCGTGGTCTTGGACTGTGTTCCCTCCAAGTCCTTCATCGCCGGCGCCAATATTAAAACGGACTTGCGCCGCGCGGATGACATGGAGCTGAACGAGGGCATCGGCAAGGCACAGCTTTCCATCAGCGCGCTGAACCAGCGCGTGCAGGACCTAGCGGCTAAGCAATCCGGTGATATCCGCAATACCATGGATTCCCTGGGTGCCCGCGTTATCGATGGCCGCGCGCACTTCCCGGAGGATCAGCAGGCCGATGCCTTCGGCGGGCACAAGGTCACCGCGGTCTTCAACGAGGATGGCCACGAGGAGACGCTGGATGCGGATCTCGTCTTGGTTGCTACCGGCGCCACCCCACGCATTTTGCCCGGCGCCCAGCCGGATGGCGAGCGCATCCTGACCTGGCAGCAGGTATATAACCTCACCGAGCTGCCAGAGCACCTCATTGTGGTGGGTTCCGGTGTCACCGGTGCCGAGTTCGTCTCGGCCTTCGCCGAGCTGGGCGTCAAGGTCACGATGGTGGCCTCGCGCGATCGCATCTTGCCGCATGATGATGCCGATGCCGCCGACGTCCTCGAAACCGTGCTGAGCGAGCGCGGCGTGGAGCTGGAAAAGAACTGCCGCGTGGAAACCGTTAACCGCACTGAGGACGGCAACGTGCTGGTCACCACGCAGGACGGCCGTGAGATCCATGGCTCGCACGTCATCATGTCCATTGGTTCCGTCCCGAATACCAAGGACCTGAAGCTGGAAAACGTGGGCGTGGAAACCGCGAAGTCTGGCCACATCCAGGTAGACCGCGTCTCGCGCACCAATATTGCCGGCATTTACGCAGCCGGTGACTGCTCCGATCTCTTCCCGCTTGCCTCCGTGGCCGCGATGCAGGGCCGCGTGGCGATGTACCACGCGCTCGGTGAAGGCGTCTCGCCGCTGCGCCTGAAGACCGTGGCTAACGCGGTCTTTACCCGCCCGGAGATCGCCGCGGTCGGCTTTACCCAGGCCGAGATCGAGGCCGGTGAGGTCGCCGCCCGCGCCATTACCATGCCGCTCAATACCAACCCGCGTGCAAAGATGCGTTCGCTGCAGCACGGTTTTGTCAAGCTATTCTGCCGTGCTACCTCCGGCCGCGTGATCGGTGGCGTCATCGTCGCGCCGACCGCCTCCGAGCTCATCCTGCCGATTGCGATGGCGGTGACCAACCAGCTCACGGTGAACCAGCTGGCCGATTCTTTCGCGGTCTACCCATCGCTTTCCGGCACCATTACCGAGGCCGCCCGCCGCTTGGTGGCCCACGATGACCTGGAATAA
- a CDS encoding short-chain fatty acyl-CoA regulator family protein, which produces MTKHYAGARIHALRKQRGLTQVAMAKKLGLSTSYLNQLENDQRPLTVTVLMQLAQRFTVDPSYFAEDRDIHTITELRHIFPDASEETLSDLASRFPELMPRFVDVASRAPAADPSPFEVVRDFFYDAHNYIHELDVLAEELAGQLGDRVLRRGRLASRMHEDLGVTVRFSRPGPRRSFDPDTRELSLRDGLSEAQLVFEMALQYCLLAYGDICDNLVSELPEGESQDLATLGLAQYFAAAVTMPYQRFLSMAEDTRYDIDLLCNYFGTGFETTAQRLATLQRPGLKGVPFSFIRTDRAGNISKRQSSTAFHFARSGGSCPLWVVHRAFETPNRITRQVAAMPDGHAYLWIGRFVQGTAKSWGTPRKEFAVGLGCDITQADRIVYADALNLDISAATPIGPGCTACPREFCPQRALPEADRPIKIELNRTAEQAYSTF; this is translated from the coding sequence ATGACCAAGCACTACGCGGGGGCACGGATTCACGCTTTGCGCAAGCAGCGCGGGCTCACCCAGGTGGCGATGGCGAAGAAACTCGGGCTATCCACGAGCTACCTCAACCAATTGGAAAACGACCAGCGCCCACTCACCGTGACCGTGTTAATGCAGCTAGCCCAGCGCTTCACCGTGGATCCCAGCTACTTCGCCGAAGACCGCGATATCCATACGATTACCGAACTCCGCCACATCTTCCCCGATGCCTCTGAAGAAACACTCTCGGATCTCGCCTCCCGCTTTCCCGAGTTGATGCCGCGGTTTGTCGACGTTGCCTCCCGCGCGCCCGCCGCGGACCCCTCCCCCTTTGAAGTGGTGCGTGATTTCTTTTATGACGCACATAATTACATCCACGAGCTCGATGTGCTCGCAGAGGAACTAGCCGGGCAATTGGGCGATCGCGTTCTGCGCCGCGGCCGGCTCGCCTCCCGGATGCATGAGGATCTGGGGGTTACGGTGCGCTTTTCCAGGCCCGGCCCTCGGCGGAGCTTCGACCCAGACACGCGCGAGCTCTCGCTGCGCGATGGGTTATCTGAGGCACAATTGGTCTTTGAGATGGCCCTGCAATACTGCCTGCTGGCCTACGGCGATATCTGCGACAACCTCGTATCTGAACTGCCCGAAGGTGAATCCCAAGACTTAGCCACCCTGGGCCTTGCGCAGTACTTCGCGGCGGCGGTGACCATGCCCTACCAGCGCTTTCTCAGCATGGCAGAAGATACCCGCTACGATATCGACCTGCTATGCAACTACTTTGGAACCGGGTTTGAAACAACGGCGCAGCGCCTCGCCACGCTCCAGCGCCCAGGGCTAAAGGGCGTGCCGTTTTCCTTCATCCGCACCGACCGCGCGGGCAATATTTCCAAGCGGCAGTCCTCCACTGCCTTTCACTTCGCGCGCTCTGGTGGATCCTGCCCCCTGTGGGTAGTCCACCGCGCCTTTGAAACCCCGAACCGCATTACCCGGCAGGTCGCCGCCATGCCAGACGGCCATGCTTACCTGTGGATCGGGCGTTTCGTGCAGGGAACGGCCAAGTCGTGGGGTACGCCGCGCAAGGAATTCGCTGTAGGCCTAGGCTGCGATATCACCCAGGCGGATCGCATCGTATATGCCGATGCCCTGAACCTAGACATCTCCGCCGCCACCCCGATTGGCCCAGGCTGTACGGCCTGCCCCCGCGAATTCTGTCCGCAGCGCGCCCTGCCGGAGGCAGATAGGCCGATCAAAATCGAGCTCAACCGCACTGCAGAGCAGGCCTACTCCACGTTCTAG
- the prpD gene encoding 2-methylcitrate dehydratase PrpD, whose translation MKNHEVRTHKSAEDFPYEEHLAYKVAEVAADPVEVPEETTEMIINRIIDNASVAMASVARGPVTSARVMAEAHPVDKGGSTIFGIDGTYSAEWAALANGTAVRELDYHDTFLAAEYSHPGDNIPPLLAAAQHKGLSGRDLIRGIATGYEIQVNLVKGMCLHEHKIDHVAHLGPSVAAGLGTMLGLDRDTIYQAVGQALHXXTATRQSRKGLISSWKAYAPAFAGKMAIEAVDRTMRGEGAPAPIWEGEDGFIAWMLHSPERTYTVPLPENGEAKTAILDTYTKEHSAEYQAQAPIDMAFALKKTLEDKGLKTADIESIVLHTSHHTHYVIGTGANDPQKMDPSASRETLDHSVMYIFAVALEDGVWDHETSYSPERSNRPETIELWQKISTVEDPEWTRRYHSNDLEEKAFGGKAVITFKDGTVIEDERAVADAHPLGARPFAREQYIAKFKKLADGVVDEAEQERFLTAVQDLENLTDLTELNVRVSDEHLATAPEKPEGIF comes from the coding sequence GTGAAAAACCATGAGGTACGCACTCATAAATCCGCCGAGGACTTCCCCTACGAGGAGCACTTGGCGTACAAGGTGGCCGAGGTGGCCGCGGACCCCGTAGAGGTCCCGGAAGAAACCACCGAGATGATCATCAACCGCATCATCGATAACGCCTCCGTAGCTATGGCCTCCGTTGCCCGTGGCCCCGTCACCTCCGCGCGGGTGATGGCAGAAGCCCATCCCGTGGACAAGGGCGGATCCACCATCTTCGGCATCGATGGCACGTATTCCGCGGAGTGGGCAGCACTGGCCAATGGCACTGCGGTCCGCGAGTTGGACTACCACGATACCTTCCTCGCTGCCGAGTATTCACACCCCGGCGATAATATTCCACCGCTCCTTGCTGCAGCGCAGCACAAGGGTCTGAGCGGTCGCGACCTTATCCGCGGCATTGCAACCGGCTATGAAATCCAGGTCAACCTGGTCAAAGGCATGTGCCTGCACGAGCACAAGATCGACCACGTGGCGCACTTGGGGCCATCGGTAGCCGCGGGGCTTGGCACCATGTTGGGCCTGGATAGGGACACGATTTACCAGGCCGTCGGCCAGGCGCTGCACMCCMCCACGGCAACCCGCCAGTCCCGCAAGGGCCTGATTTCTTCGTGGAAGGCCTACGCGCCAGCCTTCGCCGGCAAGATGGCCATCGAGGCCGTCGACCGCACCATGCGCGGCGAGGGTGCCCCGGCGCCGATCTGGGAGGGCGAGGACGGGTTCATCGCCTGGATGCTGCATTCGCCAGAGCGCACCTACACCGTGCCCCTGCCGGAAAACGGGGAGGCCAAGACCGCCATCCTGGATACCTACACTAAGGAACACTCCGCGGAATACCAGGCGCAGGCGCCCATCGATATGGCCTTTGCGCTGAAAAAGACGCTAGAGGACAAGGGCCTCAAGACGGCGGATATCGAGTCCATCGTGCTGCACACCTCCCACCACACCCACTACGTCATCGGCACCGGCGCGAACGACCCGCAAAAGATGGATCCTTCCGCCTCTCGCGAAACCCTGGACCACTCTGTGATGTACATCTTCGCGGTCGCGCTAGAAGATGGCGTGTGGGACCACGAAACCTCCTATTCCCCTGAGCGCTCCAACCGCCCGGAGACCATCGAGCTGTGGCAGAAGATCTCCACCGTCGAGGATCCCGAGTGGACGCGCCGCTATCACTCCAACGACCTGGAGGAAAAGGCCTTCGGTGGCAAGGCAGTTATCACCTTCAAGGACGGCACCGTCATCGAGGACGAGCGCGCCGTGGCAGACGCCCACCCGCTGGGCGCCCGCCCCTTCGCCCGCGAGCAGTACATTGCCAAGTTCAAAAAGCTTGCCGATGGCGTCGTCGACGAGGCCGAGCAAGAGCGCTTCCTCACCGCCGTGCAAGACCTAGAAAACCTCACCGATCTAACCGAACTCAACGTGCGGGTCAGCGATGAGCACCTCGCCACCGCGCCCGAGAAACCGGAGGGAATCTTCTAA
- the prpB gene encoding methylisocitrate lyase — MAGLFGSTITNAEKRANFRKSIESGSITTLPGAFNPLTARLIQDIGGFDGVYVSGAVLANDLGLPDIGLTTLTEVAQRAGQIARATDLPVLVDADTGFGEPMSAARTVAALEDAGLAGCHLEDQVNPKRCGHLDGKEVVDKEVMVRRISAAVNERRDPNFIICARTDAAGVNGIDDAIDRAKAYAEAGADLIFTEALYSPADFEKFRAAVDTPLLANMTEFGKTELQSAKTLDGLGYNAVIWPVSSFRVAMGATEEFLRDLQETGIQTEWLERMQHRSRLYELVRYQEYNEFDQSVFTYSKDNYQPTFEG, encoded by the coding sequence ATGGCTGGACTATTTGGTTCTACAATCACCAACGCTGAAAAGCGTGCGAACTTCCGCAAATCCATCGAATCCGGATCGATTACCACGCTGCCGGGCGCGTTTAATCCGCTGACCGCCCGTCTTATCCAGGACATTGGCGGTTTCGACGGCGTCTACGTATCCGGCGCGGTGCTGGCTAACGATTTAGGCCTGCCCGATATCGGGCTTACCACCTTGACCGAGGTGGCCCAGCGCGCCGGGCAGATCGCGCGCGCTACCGACTTGCCCGTGCTTGTCGATGCCGATACCGGCTTCGGCGAACCCATGTCCGCCGCCCGCACCGTCGCCGCCCTCGAGGATGCCGGCCTGGCCGGCTGCCACCTGGAGGACCAGGTTAACCCGAAGCGTTGCGGGCACCTCGATGGCAAGGAAGTGGTGGACAAGGAAGTCATGGTCCGCCGCATCAGCGCGGCCGTCAATGAGCGCCGCGATCCTAATTTCATCATCTGCGCGCGCACTGATGCCGCCGGTGTCAATGGCATCGATGACGCCATCGATCGCGCTAAGGCCTATGCCGAAGCCGGTGCGGATCTGATTTTCACCGAGGCGCTGTATTCCCCTGCGGACTTTGAAAAGTTCCGCGCCGCCGTGGATACGCCGCTGTTGGCGAATATGACGGAGTTCGGCAAAACCGAGCTGCAATCAGCAAAGACCCTCGACGGACTGGGATACAACGCCGTGATCTGGCCGGTCTCCAGCTTCCGCGTGGCCATGGGCGCTACCGAAGAATTCCTGCGCGACTTGCAGGAAACCGGTATCCAGACTGAGTGGTTAGAGCGCATGCAGCACCGCTCCCGCCTGTACGAACTGGTCCGCTACCAGGAATACAACGAGTTCGACCAGTCCGTATTCACCTATTCCAAAGACAACTATCAACCCACTTTTGAAGGCTAA
- a CDS encoding bifunctional 2-methylcitrate synthase/citrate synthase: MSDKKNETPEIRKGLYGVVVDETAISKVVPETNSLTYRGYPVQELARYCSFEEVAYLLWNGKLPGQESLIRFSAREKALRHLDRHLIDLIMSMPQSCHPMDVLRTAISFIGAQDAEEYTKDSEHVRRTALELMAKIPTIIALDIRRRRGEGYIEPSRKKGFAENFLWMVFGDEEGSPAVNRADIEAFDKSLILYAEHSFNASTFSARVVTSTMSDTYSAIVAAIGALKGPLHGGANEAVMKNFLEVDDPAKAEEWTKNKLANKELVMGFGHRVYKNGDSRVPTMEAAFKELAEQHDQTKWIEMYDIMAKTMEENTSIKIKPNLDFPAGPAYHILGFDIQFFTPIFVMARITGWTAHIVEQNENNSLIRPLSAYVGEDQRSVPPKSF; the protein is encoded by the coding sequence ATGTCCGATAAGAAAAACGAAACCCCAGAAATCCGCAAGGGGCTTTATGGCGTCGTTGTTGATGAAACCGCCATTTCCAAGGTCGTTCCTGAGACCAACTCCTTGACCTACCGCGGCTACCCGGTCCAAGAACTGGCCCGCTACTGCTCCTTCGAAGAGGTTGCGTACCTCTTGTGGAATGGCAAGCTGCCGGGGCAAGAATCCCTCATCCGCTTCTCCGCGCGTGAGAAGGCATTGCGTCACCTGGACCGCCACCTCATTGACCTGATCATGTCCATGCCGCAAAGCTGCCACCCAATGGACGTTCTGCGCACGGCGATTTCCTTCATCGGTGCCCAGGATGCGGAGGAATACACCAAGGACTCCGAGCACGTGCGCCGTACCGCGCTCGAGCTCATGGCGAAGATCCCCACCATCATCGCGCTCGATATCCGTCGCCGCCGCGGTGAGGGCTACATCGAGCCGTCCCGCAAGAAGGGCTTTGCCGAAAACTTCCTGTGGATGGTCTTCGGCGATGAAGAAGGCTCCCCAGCGGTAAACCGCGCCGATATCGAGGCCTTTGATAAGTCCCTCATCCTTTATGCCGAGCACTCCTTCAATGCCTCAACCTTCTCGGCACGCGTGGTTACCTCCACGATGTCTGATACCTACTCCGCCATCGTCGCCGCCATTGGCGCTCTCAAGGGACCACTGCACGGCGGTGCCAACGAGGCCGTCATGAAGAACTTCCTCGAGGTAGACGATCCTGCCAAGGCAGAGGAGTGGACCAAGAACAAGCTGGCTAATAAGGAACTGGTCATGGGCTTTGGTCACCGCGTGTACAAGAACGGCGACTCCCGCGTTCCCACCATGGAAGCCGCCTTCAAGGAGTTGGCGGAGCAGCACGACCAGACCAAGTGGATCGAGATGTACGACATCATGGCCAAGACCATGGAGGAAAACACCTCGATCAAGATCAAGCCAAACCTGGACTTCCCGGCCGGCCCTGCCTACCACATCCTCGGGTTCGACATTCAGTTCTTCACCCCGATCTTCGTCATGGCCCGCATTACCGGCTGGACCGCGCACATCGTGGAACAAAATGAGAACAACTCGCTGATTCGCCCGCTGTCCGCATACGTCGGCGAAGACCAGCGCTCCGTTCCACCGAAGTCCTTCTAA